In Rattus norvegicus strain BN/NHsdMcwi chromosome 3, GRCr8, whole genome shotgun sequence, a genomic segment contains:
- the Rpl39l3 gene encoding large ribosomal subunit protein eL39-like, whose amino-acid sequence MSSHKTFRIKQFLAKKQKQNCPIPQWVRMKTGNKIRYNSQRRHWRRKKLGL is encoded by the coding sequence ATGTCTTCTCACAAGACTTTCAGAATCAAGCAATTCCtggcaaagaaacaaaagcaaaattgtCCTATTCCTCAATGGGTTCGGATGAAAACTGGTAACAAAATCAGGTACAACTCTCAGAGAAGACACtggaggagaaagaagctggGTCTGTAA